A window of Corallococcus macrosporus DSM 14697 contains these coding sequences:
- a CDS encoding excinuclease ABC subunit A yields the protein MAAKKKTAAKSATKKAAKTAKATKAAKSAKKTTARKTAGKTATKKAAAKKTTRKAAKKAPARKRTTKSKTVAAPVTPES from the coding sequence ATGGCCGCTAAGAAGAAGACCGCTGCGAAGTCCGCGACCAAGAAGGCTGCCAAGACCGCGAAGGCCACGAAGGCGGCGAAGTCGGCGAAGAAGACGACCGCCCGCAAGACGGCTGGCAAGACCGCGACCAAGAAGGCGGCCGCCAAGAAGACCACCCGCAAGGCGGCCAAGAAGGCCCCGGCTCGCAAGCGCACCACCAAGTCCAAGACGGTGGCGGCCCCGGTTACGCCGGAGTCCTGA
- a CDS encoding ISL3 family transposase: MRELYSIPGCRIERVTRRSPAGTVIVVRPESSGARCPSCKASSDTPHSTYVRRPADLPAAGRSVQLQLHVRRFFCRNTKCARRTFAERLPGLLAPRARRTRRLATAQRAVGMTAGAEAGARLLPPLAMPTSPDTLLRLMHRAPLPALPTPRVLGVDDWALRKGRTYGSILVDLEAHRVVDLLPDRSASTVAAWLRHHPGVELITRDRSTEYARAATLGAPGAQQVADRWHLLLNVRQMVDRWLTGTHARLRALPEVVPGAESSSGRRHASFPRTRSEEHAGEESRARRVATYEEVRRLHRAGEPLLRISRTLRLARATVRKYARAEAFPERAVRVPGPSILDPFLEYLERRHAAGCENALVLWREIRARGFGGTSRQVHRWLQTRRTAPAGSTPLTRRGNAPNPSTPRPTGSLPSPKQLAWLCVQPQSALLPTEAATLARLEQDAEAARVVALARRFCEMVRERGVTRGAKPTSSCATFEQWLAEARTCGVRAVETFAQGLEHEGDAVRAALTTCWSNAQAEGQITKLKFLKRQMYGRVLMVTRKRGNLVMAERGP, from the coding sequence ATGAGAGAGTTGTACTCGATTCCCGGTTGTCGGATAGAGCGCGTGACACGTCGCAGTCCAGCGGGAACTGTCATCGTGGTGCGTCCAGAGAGCAGCGGCGCGCGCTGTCCCTCCTGCAAGGCGTCCAGTGACACCCCGCACAGCACTTACGTCCGGCGTCCGGCCGACCTGCCTGCCGCCGGTCGCTCCGTTCAGCTTCAATTGCACGTGCGCCGCTTCTTCTGTCGAAACACGAAGTGCGCTCGTCGCACCTTCGCGGAGCGCCTGCCTGGCCTGCTCGCCCCGCGTGCCCGGCGCACGCGTCGGCTCGCCACGGCGCAGCGCGCGGTAGGCATGACGGCTGGAGCAGAAGCAGGAGCCAGGCTGCTGCCGCCCCTGGCCATGCCGACGAGTCCCGACACGCTCCTGCGCTTGATGCACCGGGCTCCTCTGCCCGCGCTGCCCACGCCGCGGGTGCTCGGAGTGGATGACTGGGCCCTGCGCAAAGGCCGCACCTACGGCTCCATCCTCGTCGACCTGGAGGCACACCGCGTCGTCGACTTGTTACCTGACCGCTCGGCATCGACTGTCGCCGCATGGCTGCGTCATCATCCAGGTGTCGAACTCATCACCAGGGACCGCTCAACGGAATACGCACGCGCGGCGACCCTCGGTGCCCCTGGCGCCCAGCAGGTGGCGGACCGCTGGCACCTGCTGCTCAACGTGCGGCAAATGGTGGATCGCTGGCTGACGGGGACTCACGCCCGCCTGCGAGCCCTCCCTGAAGTAGTACCGGGTGCGGAGTCCTCCTCCGGGCGCCGTCACGCCAGCTTCCCCCGCACTCGTAGCGAGGAGCATGCTGGTGAGGAGAGCCGGGCCCGCCGAGTCGCCACGTACGAAGAGGTGCGCCGTCTGCACCGGGCTGGAGAGCCTTTGCTGAGAATCAGCCGCACTCTGAGGCTGGCGCGGGCCACGGTGCGCAAGTATGCCCGCGCGGAAGCCTTTCCCGAGCGTGCGGTCCGAGTGCCCGGCCCAAGTATTCTCGACCCCTTTCTGGAGTACCTGGAGCGCAGGCATGCGGCCGGGTGCGAGAACGCGCTCGTCCTCTGGCGGGAGATTCGTGCCAGGGGCTTCGGCGGCACGTCACGGCAAGTCCATCGCTGGCTGCAGACTCGGCGCACGGCTCCGGCGGGCTCGACCCCCCTCACTCGCCGCGGGAACGCTCCGAATCCCAGTACCCCGCGCCCCACCGGGAGCCTTCCCTCGCCGAAGCAACTGGCCTGGCTCTGCGTCCAGCCGCAGTCCGCGCTCCTCCCCACCGAGGCAGCGACACTGGCTCGTCTCGAGCAGGATGCGGAAGCCGCTCGCGTCGTGGCGCTGGCACGTCGCTTCTGCGAGATGGTGCGCGAACGCGGCGTCACGCGCGGTGCCAAGCCGACCTCCTCGTGCGCCACTTTCGAGCAGTGGCTGGCCGAGGCGCGCACGTGTGGGGTGCGTGCGGTGGAGACCTTCGCGCAGGGGCTTGAGCACGAGGGCGATGCCGTCCGGGCCGCACTGACAACCTGCTGGAGCAACGCCCAGGCGGAGGGGCAAATCACGAAGCTCAAGTTCCTCAAACGTCAGATGTACGGCCGCGTGTTGATGGTCACCAGAAAGCGCGGGAATCTGGTCATGGCCGAGAGAGGGCCTTGA
- the rpe gene encoding ribulose-phosphate 3-epimerase, producing the protein MSRRPVRISPSLLSCDFGRLAEEVRAIEAAGADWVHVDVMDGRFVPNITIGPVVVEAIKRVATKPLDVHLMIVEPERYVEAFAKAGADVLTVHVEASPHLHRTLQQIRNAGAKPAVVLNPGTPLSAIEEVLGDVDMVLLMSVNPGFGGQGFIEATVDKVRRLRGMLDARGLKDVDIEVDGGINATTAKRVVEAGATVLVAGSYVFGAKDYAEAIRSLRP; encoded by the coding sequence ATGAGCCGCCGCCCCGTTCGCATCTCTCCTTCGCTTTTGTCCTGTGACTTCGGCCGCTTGGCCGAGGAGGTCCGCGCCATCGAAGCCGCTGGCGCGGATTGGGTTCACGTGGATGTCATGGATGGCCGCTTTGTGCCGAACATCACGATTGGCCCCGTGGTGGTGGAGGCCATCAAGCGGGTGGCGACGAAGCCGTTGGACGTGCACCTGATGATTGTGGAGCCGGAGCGCTACGTGGAGGCCTTCGCGAAGGCGGGGGCGGACGTGCTGACGGTGCACGTGGAGGCGAGCCCTCATCTGCACCGCACGCTCCAGCAGATTCGCAACGCGGGGGCGAAGCCGGCGGTGGTGTTGAACCCGGGCACGCCGCTGTCGGCCATTGAGGAGGTGCTGGGCGACGTGGACATGGTGCTGCTGATGAGCGTGAACCCGGGCTTCGGGGGGCAGGGCTTCATCGAGGCCACGGTGGACAAGGTTCGCCGGCTGCGCGGGATGTTGGATGCGCGCGGGCTGAAGGACGTGGACATCGAGGTGGACGGCGGCATCAACGCCACCACGGCGAAGCGGGTGGTGGAGGCCGGGGCCACGGTGCTGGTGGCGGGTAGCTATGTCTTCGGCGCGAAGGACTACGCGGAGGCCATCCGCTCGCTGCGCCCGTGA
- a CDS encoding IS3 family transposase (programmed frameshift), producing the protein MSAVMEEARVRETEVVEKARRRGFTAEYKLRVLAEAERCTKPGEVGALLRREGLYSSLLSAWRRQRDAGELSARSPKKRGPPAKEPDASARRVAELEKQLAQAQVRLKRAEALLDLQKKGFGNPGRGTAQAQRGALMAVALEAVDALGVAPVCKALGLPRATFYRQAQPRHGPVHRPSPPRALPPEQRAEVLSVLHEPRFVDAAPAEVYAQLLDEGRYLCSERTMYRVLAENQQVRERRDQLRHPNHPAPQLHATKPNELWSWDITKLHGPSKWTYFYLYVVLDVFSRYVVGWMVAHRESATLAKKLLAATCERQGVAPGQLTIHADRGSSMTSKPVALLMADLGVTKTHSRPYVSNDNPFSEAHFKTMKYQPDFPEGFGCLQDARGHCGDFFGWYNNEHHHGGLGLLTPYDVHHGLAAERLAARRAVLAAAYAAHPERFPRGAPTPKAPPTIVWINDPARRSSSLEAAQ; encoded by the exons ATGAGCGCAGTGATGGAAGAGGCTCGGGTCAGGGAGACCGAGGTGGTGGAGAAGGCCAGGCGCCGAGGTTTCACGGCGGAGTACAAGCTGCGGGTGCTGGCGGAGGCAGAGCGCTGCACGAAGCCCGGTGAAGTCGGAGCGCTGCTGCGCCGGGAAGGACTGTACTCGTCGCTGCTGAGCGCGTGGCGGCGCCAGCGCGATGCGGGAGAGTTGTCGGCCCGCAGCCCGAAGAAGCGAGGGCCACCAGCGAAGGAGCCTGACGCGAGCGCCCGGCGCGTGGCCGAGCTGGAGAAGCAGCTGGCCCAGGCCCAGGTGCGCCTCAAGCGCGCCGAGGCGCTGCTGGACCTCCAAAAAAAAG GTTTCGGAAATCCTGGGCGTGGAACTGCCCAAGCCCAACGAGGAGCCCTGATGGCCGTGGCACTGGAGGCCGTCGACGCCCTGGGCGTGGCGCCGGTGTGCAAGGCCCTGGGCCTGCCGCGCGCCACCTTCTACCGGCAGGCCCAGCCCCGACACGGGCCGGTGCACAGGCCCAGCCCACCCAGGGCTCTCCCGCCGGAGCAACGGGCCGAGGTGCTCTCGGTGCTGCACGAGCCGAGATTCGTGGATGCCGCGCCCGCGGAAGTCTACGCGCAGCTCCTCGATGAGGGCCGCTACCTGTGCTCGGAGCGCACCATGTACCGGGTGCTCGCTGAGAATCAGCAGGTGCGCGAGCGCCGCGACCAGCTGCGCCACCCCAACCACCCGGCGCCCCAGTTGCACGCGACGAAGCCCAATGAACTCTGGAGCTGGGACATAACGAAGCTGCACGGCCCGTCGAAGTGGACGTACTTCTACCTCTACGTCGTCCTGGACGTCTTCAGCCGCTACGTCGTCGGGTGGATGGTGGCCCACCGCGAGTCGGCCACCCTGGCCAAGAAGCTGTTGGCGGCAACCTGCGAGCGCCAGGGCGTGGCGCCCGGCCAGTTGACGATTCACGCCGACCGGGGCTCCTCCATGACGTCCAAGCCGGTGGCCTTGCTGATGGCCGACCTGGGTGTGACGAAGACGCACTCGCGGCCCTACGTCTCCAACGACAACCCCTTCAGCGAGGCCCACTTCAAGACGATGAAGTACCAGCCCGACTTTCCCGAAGGCTTCGGCTGCCTCCAGGACGCTCGCGGCCACTGCGGTGACTTCTTCGGCTGGTACAACAACGAGCACCACCACGGTGGCCTCGGCCTGCTGACGCCCTATGACGTGCACCACGGCCTGGCTGCCGAGCGTCTCGCGGCCCGGCGCGCGGTGCTCGCCGCGGCCTACGCCGCTCACCCCGAGCGCTTCCCTCGCGGTGCACCCACGCCGAAGGCCCCGCCCACCATCGTCTGGATAAACGACCCCGCTCGGCGCTCCTCCTCACTGGAGGCTGCTCAGTAA
- a CDS encoding S1 family peptidase — MAEKGAFHEIYVRAAGAVAFVAIIDAKGDEGIGSAFHIGDGIFVTARHVIDGVTIKEIATTKSAHLNEEAGGKAIPPRRLEIVDGPHFGPDGLDVAVFRVDLGTTPLPAITVSQHTDYSLGENDLVLSDILVVGYPPIPFTTVPSQVVTLGQINALVRVRHSPVLHFIASAMPRGGFSGGVVLDRSGVALALVTESLGLSDMPVETGYMSLLSIEPVMDLAAEKFGFGAHGGYPGRYTETLFAVKFLDPSSRSLSSFIYDASLYVYDDDRDVFVEINCADEALLAEAVSMFHAITPLTRHDVIDGSVLYTPEENPSAELLIEGGEAVAALFERSGYKRMAMERSQWQLKSKR, encoded by the coding sequence ATGGCTGAAAAAGGCGCCTTCCATGAAATCTATGTTCGGGCGGCAGGAGCCGTGGCATTCGTCGCCATCATCGATGCAAAGGGGGACGAGGGGATAGGCTCGGCGTTCCATATCGGCGATGGAATCTTCGTCACGGCCCGACACGTGATCGATGGGGTGACTATCAAAGAGATCGCCACCACTAAGTCGGCGCACCTCAACGAAGAGGCAGGCGGCAAGGCAATTCCTCCGCGACGGCTGGAGATTGTCGATGGACCCCATTTCGGTCCGGACGGTCTCGATGTCGCAGTCTTTCGGGTCGACCTCGGTACTACGCCGTTGCCGGCCATCACCGTCAGCCAGCATACGGATTACTCGCTCGGAGAGAATGACCTAGTCCTCTCGGACATTCTCGTCGTCGGCTATCCACCCATCCCATTCACCACCGTGCCTAGCCAGGTCGTCACTCTGGGACAGATCAATGCATTGGTGCGCGTGCGACATTCTCCGGTGCTGCACTTTATCGCTTCGGCCATGCCGCGCGGCGGGTTCAGCGGAGGTGTTGTGCTTGATCGGTCAGGCGTCGCACTGGCGCTCGTGACGGAGAGCCTGGGCCTGAGCGATATGCCGGTGGAGACCGGCTACATGAGCCTTTTGTCGATCGAACCGGTGATGGATCTCGCGGCTGAAAAATTCGGGTTCGGCGCCCACGGCGGCTATCCCGGCCGCTACACCGAAACGCTGTTCGCGGTAAAATTTTTGGACCCGTCCAGCCGGTCGCTCAGTTCCTTCATCTATGACGCCAGCCTCTACGTCTATGATGACGACCGTGATGTGTTCGTCGAAATCAACTGTGCGGACGAGGCGCTGCTGGCCGAGGCGGTATCGATGTTCCACGCCATTACGCCTCTGACTCGTCACGACGTCATAGATGGGTCTGTCCTGTACACGCCGGAAGAGAATCCGTCCGCAGAACTACTGATCGAGGGGGGAGAGGCGGTCGCCGCGCTCTTCGAGAGGTCTGGCTACAAGAGGATGGCCATGGAACGCAGTCAGTGGCAGCTCAAGTCTAAGCGATAG
- a CDS encoding NFACT RNA binding domain-containing protein codes for MSLRPVELEQVVAEVGARLTGAVAQKAWCPLPRLAYLELRVPGRSILLCLCAEGDLSRVSVAEERFPTPGEPAPFQRWLRQELTGFKLQGARFLEAERVVAFDFEREEVRRRLILEVGAPGGLLLLSDNGRVLMLSGEGFAQRRSLHPGATWTPPEPPPPEAREKARLQPSRLVPQDTDALPYAQAAERLLGARDKASRSETIRRRLAQPYRARLKRASRTLEKVRAEAARGPDAERHRELGELLAQNLYRLKRGVTEAVLTAYTEEGVKEVRVTLDPKRGPKEEADWHFHQYRRLLRGVAQARHREAELAREVAHAQQALAQLERMDDAALLSQAEVLQLPSGGEASQAGRPFKEYVGHGGARIWVGRGAEDNDALTFKVARPWHLWLHARGVPGSHVVLPLEKGQEVAQEALLDAAHLALHHSGAKGEPRGEVSYVPAKFVRKVKGGAPGQVSFTREKTFVVRMEPERLERLLKSRHAEPPAP; via the coding sequence ATGTCGCTGCGTCCCGTGGAGCTGGAGCAGGTGGTGGCGGAAGTGGGTGCGCGCCTCACCGGCGCGGTGGCGCAGAAGGCCTGGTGCCCCCTCCCCAGGCTCGCCTACCTGGAGCTGCGGGTGCCGGGCAGATCCATCCTGTTGTGCCTGTGCGCTGAAGGCGACCTGTCCCGGGTGTCCGTGGCGGAGGAGCGCTTCCCCACGCCGGGCGAGCCCGCGCCCTTCCAGCGGTGGCTGCGCCAGGAGCTGACGGGCTTCAAGCTCCAGGGCGCCCGCTTCCTCGAGGCCGAGCGCGTGGTGGCCTTCGACTTCGAGCGTGAGGAGGTGCGCAGGCGGTTGATATTGGAGGTGGGCGCGCCCGGAGGGCTGCTCCTGCTGAGCGACAACGGCCGCGTGTTGATGCTCTCCGGTGAGGGCTTCGCGCAGCGCCGGAGCCTGCACCCGGGCGCCACGTGGACGCCGCCCGAGCCGCCGCCGCCCGAGGCCCGTGAGAAGGCCCGCCTCCAGCCGTCGCGCCTGGTGCCCCAGGACACGGACGCGCTGCCGTATGCGCAGGCCGCGGAGCGCCTGCTCGGGGCGCGTGACAAGGCCAGCCGCTCGGAGACCATCCGCCGCCGGCTGGCGCAGCCGTACCGCGCGCGGCTCAAGCGCGCCTCCCGCACGCTGGAGAAGGTGCGCGCGGAGGCGGCCCGCGGCCCGGACGCGGAGAGGCACCGCGAGCTGGGCGAGCTGCTGGCGCAGAACCTCTACCGCCTCAAGCGCGGCGTCACCGAGGCGGTGCTCACCGCCTATACAGAGGAGGGCGTGAAGGAGGTCCGGGTGACGTTGGACCCGAAGCGCGGCCCGAAGGAGGAGGCGGACTGGCACTTCCACCAGTACCGGCGGCTGCTGCGGGGCGTGGCGCAGGCGCGTCACCGCGAGGCGGAGCTGGCGCGCGAGGTGGCGCACGCGCAGCAGGCGCTCGCGCAGCTCGAGCGGATGGACGACGCCGCGCTGCTGTCGCAGGCGGAGGTGCTCCAGCTCCCCAGCGGAGGCGAGGCCTCGCAGGCGGGCCGGCCCTTCAAGGAGTACGTGGGCCATGGCGGGGCGCGCATCTGGGTGGGGCGCGGCGCGGAGGACAACGACGCGCTCACCTTCAAGGTGGCCCGGCCCTGGCATCTGTGGCTCCACGCGCGCGGCGTGCCGGGCAGCCACGTGGTGCTGCCGCTGGAGAAGGGACAGGAGGTGGCGCAGGAGGCGCTGCTGGACGCGGCGCACCTGGCGCTGCACCACTCCGGGGCCAAGGGCGAGCCCCGCGGCGAGGTGAGCTACGTGCCCGCGAAGTTCGTGCGCAAGGTGAAGGGCGGCGCGCCGGGCCAGGTGAGTTTCACGCGCGAGAAGACCTTCGTGGTGCGCATGGAGCCCGAGCGCCTGGAGCGGCTGCTCAAATCGCGGCACGCGGAGCCGCCCGCACCGTGA
- a CDS encoding GAF and HD-GYP domain-containing protein, with protein MLAHPAPQPELTRRLAKLTSILDVAKAMSAERDLDLLLPLILFEATKVVEADRCSLFILDRERNELWSKVAQGSKSEIRLPVGSGVAGQVAQTGAVINIPDAYADARFNRSFDVSSGYQTKTILCVPMRDAGGEVTGVIQALNKLDGASFNAEDEELLLALGAQAAGAIENALLHEDINRLFEGFVSASVVAIESRDPSTAGHSGRVADLTVAMAQALEHLSTGPYAHTRFSAGEIQELRYASLLHDFGKVGVREPVLVKAEKLYPHELEGLRARFELARKDLQLQSYRRRIQAVKLRGQANLAEIEAEEEERLAREVWQLDEVLEFILSCNRPTVLAQGNFERLHELGALRFLDAHDKAQPLLLPGEIQSLSIARGTLSPEERREIESHVEHTYRFLSQIPWTRTLRRVPEIAYAHHEKLDGTGYPRAEKDIPVQSRMMSICDIYDALTASDRPYKKAVPHALALDILRRESDAGQLDPALYTVFIEADIPRKVLQGVK; from the coding sequence GTGCTCGCCCACCCCGCCCCTCAGCCAGAGCTCACCCGCCGCCTGGCCAAGCTCACGTCCATCCTGGATGTCGCGAAGGCGATGAGCGCCGAGCGCGACCTCGACCTGCTGCTGCCGCTCATCCTCTTCGAGGCCACCAAGGTGGTGGAGGCGGACCGCTGCTCGCTCTTCATCCTGGACCGCGAGCGCAACGAGCTGTGGAGCAAGGTGGCCCAGGGCTCCAAGAGTGAAATCCGCCTCCCGGTGGGCAGCGGCGTCGCCGGGCAGGTGGCCCAGACGGGCGCCGTCATCAACATCCCCGACGCCTACGCCGACGCCCGCTTCAACCGCTCGTTCGACGTCTCCAGCGGCTATCAGACGAAGACCATCCTCTGCGTCCCCATGCGGGACGCGGGCGGCGAGGTGACGGGCGTCATCCAGGCCCTCAACAAGCTGGACGGCGCCAGCTTCAACGCCGAGGACGAGGAGCTGCTGCTCGCCCTGGGCGCCCAGGCCGCGGGCGCCATCGAGAACGCCCTCCTTCACGAGGACATCAACCGCCTCTTCGAGGGCTTCGTCTCCGCCTCCGTCGTCGCCATCGAATCCAGAGACCCGAGCACCGCCGGCCACTCCGGCCGCGTGGCCGACCTCACCGTCGCCATGGCCCAGGCGCTGGAGCACCTGTCCACCGGGCCCTACGCCCACACCCGCTTCTCCGCCGGGGAGATTCAGGAGCTGCGCTACGCCTCGCTGCTGCACGACTTCGGCAAGGTGGGCGTGCGCGAGCCCGTGCTGGTGAAGGCGGAGAAGCTCTACCCGCATGAGCTGGAGGGCCTGCGCGCCCGCTTCGAGCTCGCCCGGAAGGACTTGCAGCTCCAGAGCTACCGCCGCCGCATCCAGGCGGTGAAGCTCCGCGGGCAGGCGAACCTGGCGGAGATTGAGGCCGAGGAGGAGGAGCGGCTCGCCCGCGAGGTGTGGCAGTTGGACGAGGTGCTGGAGTTCATCCTCTCCTGCAACCGCCCTACCGTGCTGGCCCAGGGCAACTTCGAGCGGCTCCACGAGCTGGGCGCGCTGCGCTTCCTGGATGCCCACGACAAGGCCCAGCCGCTGCTGCTGCCGGGGGAAATCCAGTCGCTCTCCATCGCCCGCGGCACCCTCTCTCCCGAGGAGCGCCGCGAAATCGAGAGCCACGTCGAGCACACCTACCGCTTCCTGTCCCAGATTCCGTGGACGCGCACGCTGCGCCGGGTGCCGGAGATTGCCTACGCCCACCACGAGAAGCTGGACGGCACCGGCTACCCGCGCGCGGAGAAGGACATCCCCGTGCAGTCCCGGATGATGTCCATCTGCGACATCTACGACGCGCTCACCGCCAGCGACCGGCCCTACAAGAAGGCCGTGCCGCACGCGCTCGCGCTCGACATCCTCCGGCGCGAGTCCGACGCCGGGCAGTTGGACCCGGCGCTCTACACCGTCTTCATCGAGGCCGACATCCCCCGGAAGGTGCTCCAGGGGGTGAAGTAG
- a CDS encoding response regulator, with product MTPPPVVLISDDEPLIVSALAREGKRSGLNCISDTTSERVLELAREHRPAVIILDINQHQDGRDLLAQLKQDPNTRDCKVIILSAVEDQFTRHVCFELGADDYEVKPFDPTFMTRVARLACSVARPRT from the coding sequence ATGACGCCGCCCCCCGTCGTCCTCATCTCCGATGACGAGCCCCTCATCGTCTCCGCCCTCGCTCGCGAGGGGAAGCGGTCCGGGCTGAACTGCATCTCGGACACCACGTCCGAGCGCGTCCTGGAGCTCGCCCGCGAGCACCGCCCGGCCGTCATCATCCTGGACATCAACCAGCACCAGGATGGCCGGGACTTGCTCGCCCAGCTCAAGCAGGACCCCAACACCCGCGACTGCAAGGTCATCATCCTCAGCGCCGTCGAGGACCAGTTCACCCGCCACGTCTGCTTCGAGCTCGGCGCCGACGACTACGAGGTGAAGCCCTTCGACCCCACCTTCATGACCCGCGTCGCCCGGCTCGCCTGCTCCGTGGCCCGGCCCCGCACCTGA
- the pyk gene encoding pyruvate kinase yields MRRAKIVCTLGPASQSQEMLEALLENGMDVARLNFSHGSHEQHAENIAKLRAASLKVRKAVGILGDLQGPKIRTGRFVKGSTELKEGGTFHITTDETVPGTDDIVSTTYPFLAADVNPGDRILLDDGLLELKVLETDKQKLIRTQVIHGGTLKNNKGINLPGVAVRAEALTPKDREDLVFGIKAGVDFIALSFVRQPSDIDTARQAMAEVGRSVPIIAKLEKPEAIARLDAILDKTDGVMVARGDLGVEIPPEEVPAVQKDIIRRSNLRGLPVIVATQMLNSMIDNPRPTRAEASDVANAVFDGADAVMLSGETASGKFPIESVQMMERIILAAESSARTTQSLMRPMETPLGLPSHFPDVIARVACEAAKASNASLIAAFTLSGVTARLLSHYRPTVPIVAFSPNQEVRRRLALLWGVVPRVLEPIQDTEAMVKRVEEELLARGLGRKGDRIVIVFGAPVGQPGKINSLRLHTIQG; encoded by the coding sequence ATGCGAAGAGCGAAGATTGTCTGCACCCTCGGTCCCGCCAGCCAGAGCCAGGAGATGCTCGAAGCGCTCCTGGAGAACGGCATGGACGTGGCTCGCCTCAACTTCTCCCACGGCAGCCACGAGCAGCACGCGGAGAACATCGCGAAGCTGCGCGCCGCGTCGCTGAAGGTCCGCAAGGCGGTGGGCATCCTCGGTGACCTGCAAGGCCCGAAGATTCGCACTGGCCGGTTCGTGAAGGGCAGCACCGAGCTGAAGGAGGGCGGCACCTTCCACATCACCACGGATGAGACGGTCCCGGGCACCGACGACATCGTCTCCACGACGTACCCGTTCCTGGCCGCGGACGTGAATCCCGGGGACCGCATCCTGCTGGATGACGGCCTGCTGGAGCTGAAGGTCCTGGAGACGGACAAGCAGAAGCTCATCCGCACGCAGGTCATCCACGGCGGCACGCTGAAGAACAACAAGGGCATCAACCTGCCCGGCGTGGCGGTGCGCGCGGAGGCGCTGACGCCGAAGGACCGCGAGGACCTCGTCTTCGGCATCAAGGCCGGCGTGGACTTCATCGCGCTGTCCTTCGTGCGCCAGCCGTCGGACATCGACACCGCGCGCCAGGCCATGGCGGAGGTGGGCCGCTCGGTGCCCATCATCGCCAAGCTGGAGAAGCCGGAGGCCATTGCCCGGCTGGACGCCATCCTGGACAAGACGGACGGCGTCATGGTGGCGCGCGGCGACCTGGGCGTGGAGATTCCCCCGGAGGAAGTGCCGGCCGTCCAGAAGGACATCATCCGGCGCTCCAACCTGCGCGGCCTGCCCGTCATCGTGGCCACGCAGATGCTGAACTCCATGATTGACAACCCGCGCCCCACGCGCGCCGAGGCCAGCGACGTGGCCAACGCCGTGTTCGACGGCGCGGACGCGGTGATGCTGTCGGGCGAGACGGCCAGCGGGAAGTTCCCCATCGAGTCCGTGCAGATGATGGAGCGCATCATCCTGGCGGCCGAGTCCTCCGCGCGCACCACGCAGTCGCTGATGCGGCCCATGGAGACGCCGCTGGGCCTGCCCAGCCACTTCCCGGACGTGATTGCGCGCGTGGCGTGCGAGGCGGCCAAGGCGAGCAACGCCTCGCTGATCGCCGCCTTCACGCTGTCGGGCGTGACGGCGCGCCTGCTGTCGCACTACCGGCCCACGGTGCCCATTGTCGCCTTCAGCCCCAACCAGGAGGTGCGCCGCCGGCTGGCGCTGCTGTGGGGCGTGGTGCCGCGCGTGCTGGAGCCCATCCAGGACACGGAGGCCATGGTGAAGCGCGTGGAGGAGGAGCTCCTGGCGCGAGGCCTGGGCCGCAAGGGCGACCGCATCGTCATCGTCTTCGGCGCGCCGGTGGGGCAGCCGGGCAAAATCAACAGCCTCCGCCTGCACACCATCCAGGGCTGA